One segment of Neobacillus endophyticus DNA contains the following:
- the fusA gene encoding elongation factor G: MAREFSLENTRNIGIMAHIDAGKTTTTERVLYYTGKIHKIGETHEGASQMDWMEQEQERGITITSAATTAQWKGHRVNIIDTPGHVDFTVEVERSLRVLDGAVAVLDAQSGVEPQTETVWRQATTYGVPRVVFVNKMDKIGADFLYSLGTLHDRLQANAHAIQLPIGAEDQFEAIIDLVEMNAVFYGNDLGTDIEVREIPEEYRAQAEEYREKLVEAVAELDEELMEKYLGGEEITKEELKAAIRKGTVNVEFYPVICGSAFKNKGVQLMLDAVIDYLPSPLDVPSIKGHAVDDPDEVLERHSSDEEPFSALAFKVMTDPYVGKLTFFRVYSGTLESGSYVQNSTKGKRERIGRILQMHANSRQEISKVYAGDIAAAVGLKDTTTGDTLCDEKNLVILESMQFPEPVIQLSVEPKSKADQDKMTTALQKLQEEDPTFRAHTDQETGQVIIAGMGELHLDIIVDRMRREFKVEANVGAPQVAYRETFRASAQVEGKFARQSGGRGQFGHVWIEFSPNEEGKGFEFENGIVGGVVPREYIPAVEAGLKDALERGVLAGYPLVDVKARLFDGSYHDVDSSEMAFKIAASLALKNAASKCSPVILEPVMRVEVVIPEDYLGDIMGQITARRGRVEGMEARGNAQVVRAMVPLSEMFGYATALRSSTQGRGVFTMHFDHYEEVPKSVSEEIIKKNKGE, translated from the coding sequence ATGGCAAGAGAGTTCTCCTTGGAAAATACTCGTAATATCGGTATCATGGCTCACATCGATGCTGGTAAAACGACTACCACTGAGCGTGTTCTTTATTACACTGGTAAAATCCATAAAATCGGTGAAACACATGAAGGCGCATCTCAGATGGACTGGATGGAACAGGAGCAAGAGCGCGGAATTACAATCACTTCCGCTGCAACAACTGCACAATGGAAAGGCCATCGTGTTAACATCATCGATACTCCAGGACACGTAGACTTCACTGTTGAAGTTGAACGTTCTTTGCGTGTACTTGATGGTGCGGTAGCAGTACTTGATGCTCAATCAGGCGTTGAGCCGCAAACTGAAACAGTTTGGCGTCAAGCAACTACTTACGGCGTTCCTCGTGTTGTATTCGTAAACAAGATGGATAAAATTGGAGCTGATTTCCTATATTCTTTAGGAACACTTCATGACCGTCTACAAGCGAATGCACATGCTATTCAGCTTCCAATCGGAGCTGAAGATCAATTCGAAGCTATCATTGACCTTGTGGAAATGAATGCAGTGTTCTACGGAAACGACTTAGGTACTGATATTGAAGTACGTGAGATTCCTGAAGAATACCGTGCGCAAGCTGAAGAATATCGTGAAAAGCTAGTAGAAGCAGTAGCAGAACTTGATGAAGAATTAATGGAAAAATACCTTGGCGGTGAAGAAATCACTAAAGAAGAGCTAAAAGCAGCGATTCGTAAAGGTACTGTTAATGTTGAATTCTATCCAGTAATCTGCGGTTCTGCCTTTAAAAATAAGGGTGTACAATTAATGCTTGATGCAGTAATTGACTACCTTCCATCACCACTTGATGTACCTTCTATTAAAGGTCACGCTGTTGACGATCCAGATGAAGTTTTAGAACGTCATTCAAGCGATGAAGAGCCATTCTCAGCTCTTGCATTTAAAGTTATGACAGATCCTTATGTTGGTAAATTAACGTTCTTCCGCGTTTACTCTGGTACATTAGAGTCTGGATCATATGTCCAAAACTCTACAAAAGGCAAGCGTGAACGAATCGGACGTATCCTGCAAATGCACGCAAACAGCCGTCAAGAAATCTCTAAGGTTTATGCTGGTGACATTGCTGCTGCTGTAGGTTTGAAAGATACAACAACTGGCGATACTCTATGTGATGAGAAAAACCTAGTAATCCTTGAGTCTATGCAATTCCCTGAGCCAGTTATCCAGCTTTCAGTTGAACCTAAATCAAAAGCTGACCAAGATAAAATGACAACTGCACTGCAAAAACTTCAAGAAGAAGATCCAACATTCCGTGCGCATACTGACCAAGAAACTGGACAAGTTATCATCGCGGGTATGGGTGAACTTCACTTGGATATCATTGTTGACCGTATGCGACGTGAATTCAAAGTTGAAGCAAATGTTGGTGCGCCGCAAGTTGCATACCGCGAAACTTTCCGTGCATCTGCACAGGTTGAAGGTAAATTTGCTCGACAATCTGGTGGTCGTGGTCAATTCGGACACGTTTGGATTGAATTCTCTCCAAACGAAGAAGGAAAAGGCTTCGAATTCGAAAACGGTATTGTCGGTGGTGTGGTTCCACGTGAATACATTCCGGCAGTTGAGGCTGGTTTGAAGGATGCATTAGAAAGAGGAGTTCTTGCAGGCTACCCGTTGGTAGATGTTAAAGCAAGATTATTTGATGGTTCATACCATGATGTTGACTCTTCTGAAATGGCATTTAAGATTGCTGCATCATTGGCACTCAAAAATGCTGCATCCAAATGTTCACCAGTTATTCTTGAACCTGTTATGAGAGTAGAAGTTGTGATTCCAGAAGATTATCTTGGTGATATCATGGGCCAAATCACAGCACGCCGTGGCCGCGTTGAAGGTATGGAAGCTCGCGGTAATGCGCAAGTTGTTCGTGCAATGGTTCCACTTTCTGAAATGTTTGGTTATGCTACAGCTCTTCGTTCAAGCACACAAGGTCGTGGGGTATTCACTATGCACTTCGATCACTACGAAGAAGTTCCAAAATCAGTTTCTGAAGAAATTATCAAAAAAAATAAAGGTGAATAA
- the tuf gene encoding elongation factor Tu: MAKAKFDRSKPHVNIGTIGHVDHGKTTLTAAITSVLAKQGKAEARAYDQIDGAPEEKERGITISTAHVEYETDNRHYAHVDCPGHADYVKNMITGAAQMDGGILVVSATDGPMPQTREHILLSRQVGVPYLVVFMNKCDMVDDEELLELVEMEIRDLLSEYDFPGDDTPVIKGSALKALEGEAAWEEKIIELMSAVDEFIPTPTRDTDKPFMMPVEDVFSITGRGTVATGRVERGVVKVGDVVEIVGFTEEPKSTTVTGVEMFRKLLDFAEAGDNIGALLRGVAREEIERGQVLAKPKSITPHTKFKAQVYVLSKEEGGRHTPFFTNYRPQFYFRTSDITGICNLPEGTEMVMPGDHIEMTVELIAPVAIEEGTKFSIREGGRTVGSGSITTIQA, translated from the coding sequence ATGGCAAAAGCTAAATTCGACCGTTCTAAGCCACACGTTAACATTGGTACTATCGGACACGTTGACCATGGTAAAACTACTTTAACTGCTGCAATTACTTCTGTTCTTGCAAAACAAGGTAAAGCTGAAGCACGTGCATACGATCAAATCGATGGTGCTCCTGAAGAAAAAGAACGTGGAATTACAATCTCTACTGCACACGTTGAGTATGAAACTGATAACCGTCACTATGCACACGTTGACTGCCCAGGACATGCTGACTATGTTAAAAACATGATCACTGGTGCTGCACAAATGGACGGCGGTATCCTTGTTGTATCTGCAACTGATGGTCCAATGCCACAAACTCGTGAGCACATTCTTCTATCTCGTCAGGTAGGTGTTCCTTACCTTGTTGTATTCATGAACAAATGTGACATGGTTGACGATGAAGAACTTCTTGAATTAGTAGAAATGGAAATTCGTGACCTTCTTTCTGAATACGATTTCCCTGGTGATGACACTCCAGTTATCAAAGGTTCTGCTCTTAAAGCATTAGAAGGCGAAGCTGCTTGGGAAGAAAAAATCATTGAACTTATGAGCGCTGTTGACGAATTTATCCCAACACCGACTCGTGACACTGATAAACCATTCATGATGCCAGTTGAGGATGTATTCTCAATCACTGGCCGTGGTACTGTTGCTACAGGACGTGTTGAGCGTGGTGTAGTTAAAGTTGGTGACGTAGTTGAAATCGTAGGATTCACTGAAGAGCCAAAATCTACTACTGTAACAGGTGTAGAAATGTTCCGTAAACTTCTTGACTTCGCAGAAGCTGGAGATAACATCGGTGCCCTTCTTCGTGGTGTAGCACGTGAAGAAATCGAACGTGGTCAAGTATTGGCTAAACCAAAGTCAATCACTCCACACACTAAATTCAAAGCACAAGTATACGTATTATCAAAAGAAGAAGGTGGACGTCATACTCCATTCTTCACAAACTATCGTCCACAATTCTATTTCCGTACTTCTGATATCACTGGTATTTGTAACCTTCCAGAAGGCACTGAAATGGTTATGCCTGGCGACCACATCGAAATGACTGTTGAGCTAATCGCTCCAGTTGCGATTGAAGAAGGAACTAAGTTCTCAATCCGTGAAGGCGGACGTACTGTAGGTTCAGGTTCAATCACAACTATTCAAGCTTAA